ATAGCCTCTCTAAACTCCGATCTGAGGCTCCCGCACGAGAGGATCGTCGCCGTGCACAGGTCTGACTCCAGCGGGACGACCCAAATCTTCACAGAGTTCCTGAGGAAGTCGTCGAGGGGTCTGTGGCCGCCCGAGTTGGTCGGGAAAGCCGTCGAATGGCCCGTCGATAAGACCGGGAGAGGACTGGGGGGGAAAGGCAATCAGGGCGTGGCCGACTTGGTCTCGAGGACCCCCGGCTCGATAGGCTACGTCGAGTACGCGTACGCTGCTCTCGCCAAGCTCCCCCACGCGCTGATCGAGAACGCGGAGGGGAGATTCGTCGATGCGTCGCCCGAGACCATGACGAGTGCGCTGAGAGGGGCTCTGGCGAAGCTCCCGCCGAGACCGGACGACGACTTCAACGAGTTCTGGGGCGGCGTCATCTTCGCTCCAGGCGAGGACTCCTATCCCATCACCTCGTTCTCTTTCCTGCTTCTATACAAGAGCTATCCGCCGAGCAAGGCTGAGGCCGTGAGGAGGTTCGTCGAGTTCATCTATACCGAGGGGAGGGGCCTCATGGTCGAGGGCTACGTGCCCGTGCCCGAGGAGCTCGCGTCTTACGCTCTGAGAGCCGTCGAGATTATCGGGAGCGGGTAGAGAACGATGAGGCTCGGGAGGCCTCTAGGCGACTTGGTTTTTTTCTATTGTCTCGCTGCTCCCGCTGCGGCGATGGTCTTAGCCTTCGCGCTCCTCTTCTACGCTCACATCGACTTGAGCCGCGAGGCCCTCGAGCTCCAGGGCCTCAAGACCTTCGCCGGCGCGAGGTGGAGGCCCTCCCTCGAGCCCCCGCCGAAGAGCGAGTACGGTCTGCTCCCAGCGATCGTCGGGACTCTCACTTCCGCCGGCATCGCTCTCCTCATCGCCCTCCCCGTCTCGGTACTCCTCGCGGTGTTTCTCGTCGAGATAGCGCCTCGCTCCCTCTCCCATCTCCTCGGGCTTATCATTGACGCTCTCGCCGGCCTCCCATCGGTCGTGTACGGGCTGTGGGGCCTCTATTTCCTGGGTCCCTTCTTGAGGAAGAACCTAATGGAGCCCCTCCACGAGCTCTTGGGCTTCCTGCCCTTCTTCTCGTGTAAGCCCCTCTCGGGGGCGAGCGTCCTCACGGCGGGGATCCTGCTCTCTATCATGATCACCCCCTTCGCCTCCGCTCTCGTGTACGAGGCGTACAGGAGCGTGCCCTCGGTCTACATCGAGGCCGCCTACTCCCTCGGAATGACCAGGTATGAGCAGGCGATGACGAGGCTCTCGATGATAAGAGGTGCCGTGGTCTCGGCGGCTCTGCTAGGCCTCGGGAGGGCCATGAGCGAGACCGCGGCCGTGACCATGGTGGTAGGAAACGCCTACGTACTCAGCCCCTGCGTCTTCTCTCCAGCCTACACGATCACATCGCTCATAGCCAATCAATTCGCCGAGTCCCGCGGCTACCCCCTCATGCTCAGCTCCCTCTTCGCGGGTAGCCTGCTTCTGCTTTGCGTCGGGCTCATTGTCAACGCGGCTGGCCTGAGAGCTCTCAGGAGCGTGAGACTGTGAGCTGGGCGAGGAAGCTCAAGGACAGGCTCTTCTCGGCTCTGGCCTCGCTCGTGGCTCTCGCCTTCGCGGCGGTCGCCCTCCACGTGGTCCTCTACGTGACTTGGAGAGGGCTCCCCGTCCTTGCCTCGGAGGGGCTCTCGCTGCTCTTCGAGAAGCCCGCAGCCGTGACGGCAGAGAGGCCGGGCGGCGTGGCTCCCGCCCTCGTCGGCACTCTATATTTGACAGCGTCCTCGCTCGCGATAGCTGCTCCGATGGCCGCGCTGGCGGCGGTCTTCTCGGTGGAGTTCCCCCGGAGCCCTCTGTCCAGGCTCGTCAGACTCACGTCGAGAGCTCTGCTCGAAGTCCCGACGATAAGCGTGGGCCTATTGGTCTTCTCGTTGTTGGTCCTCCCATTGGGGAGATTCACGGGATTGGCCGGGACCGTCGCCCTCGCCCTCGTGATGCTGCCCTACGTGTACGTCTACGCGGAGTCCGCTCTGTCCTCAGTGCCCTCGACCTACGTCGAGGCCGGCTACGCGCTGGGCATGAGGAGAGCTCAGGTGGCTCTAGGCCTGAGACTGAAGATGGCGAAGAGAGGGGTGTGGAGGGGAGTGCTCATGGCTACGATGAAAGCGATGGGCGAGACGGCTCCCCTCCTATTCACGGTCTACGGGGCTAGATCCGTAGTGTTCGGAGGCCCGCTTCAGCCGATAGATGCTCTCCCTCTGATGATATTCCAGTTCATTCAGAGCGGCTACGAGAATTGGAGGGCTCTCGCGTGGGGAGGAGCCTTCGTGCTATTGGTCCTCTACATGGCGATGTACGCCGCGTACAGATTGGCCTTGAGAGGCGAGACTAAGTGAACGCGGCCGGCGGCTACGCGATAGAGGCCAGAGGGCTCTCCGTGTCGGTAGGAGGCAAGAGGATCCTCGACGACATCGACCTGAGGATCCCAGCCGGAGCGGTCACGGCGGTTATGGGGCCCAGCGGGAGCGGGAAGACTACGCTGTTGAAGGTCTTCAACAGGCTAGTCGAGCTGATCGACGGAGTCAGAGTCGAGGGGGACGTGAGGGTTTTCGGGAGGAGCGTCTTCGAGATGGACGTCTACGAGCTGAGGAGGATGTTCGGCGTCGTCTTCCAGCAACCGAACCCGTTCCCCCACATGAGCATATACGAAAACGTGGCCATAGGCCCCAAGATCAACGGTCTGACCAAGAGCAGGAGAGAGCTCGACGAGATCGTGAGGTGGGCCCTCGAGAGGGCGGGCCTCTGGGACGAGGTGAGGGACAGACTGAGGGACCCGCCTTGGAGGCTCAGCGGAGGTCAGCAGCAGAGGCTGTGCCTCGCGAGAGCTCTCGCTCTCAAGCCAAGGATCTTACTGCTCGACGAGCCGACCGCCAACATAGACCCGATAAACACCGCTAGGATCGAGGAGGCGGTCAGGAGGCTCGTCGAGCGCGAGGGCATGACCGCGGTCGTAGTCACGCACATGCCTCACCAGGCCGTTAGGCTCTCGGACTACATCGTCGTGCTCTACGGGGGGAGAATCGTAGAGGAGGGGACGACGGCGGAGGTCGCCTTAAATCCGAGGCACGAGATAACACGGAAGCTCCTGAGGGGAGAGCTTTGAGCTTCTCGCAGAGAGAGAGGGAGATCGAGAGAATCAAGGCTCAGCTCAGGAGACTGCACGGCATATGCGACGCTCTGCTCGCGAGAGCGCTAGAGAAGAAGCTCACGGTGAGAGAGGCCGAGGAGGCCGTTTGGTTGGCCGAACACGTCAGAGACGAGATAGTGACCTCGATCCTCCTGTTCATGGCCAGGCGCCAGCCCCTTGGAAAGGATCTGATCTTCGCGAAGAGCGCTCTCGGAGCCTCGTACGACCTGTACAGAATAGTGAGATATGTGAGGGAGAACGCCCTCCTGAGCGAGATCGCGGCGCCGGGCAGCGCTCTCATCGACGAGGGGCTCAGGAGCGCCATTTTCAAGGTCTCGGAGATGCTCAGAGACGCGGTGAGAGGGCTCATCGACGGAGACGTCGAGGCGGCCAAGGGCGTTCTCCGAATGGACGAAGAG
The Fervidicoccaceae archaeon genome window above contains:
- the pstS gene encoding phosphate ABC transporter substrate-binding protein PstS, whose protein sequence is MRSRALYVVALAAALAAAALFLSLRPGEKPAESTGTTTPATATPEKVTLLGSGSTFVHPQLDAWAKEFMRRGPGVVIEYSPTGSGAGQEQFLAKLVDFACSDPPLPSGALAQAKRDPRGVIQLPLVIGSVVVIYNLPGLEGRLRLSGEVLAAIYLGEIEYWDDPRIASLNSDLRLPHERIVAVHRSDSSGTTQIFTEFLRKSSRGLWPPELVGKAVEWPVDKTGRGLGGKGNQGVADLVSRTPGSIGYVEYAYAALAKLPHALIENAEGRFVDASPETMTSALRGALAKLPPRPDDDFNEFWGGVIFAPGEDSYPITSFSFLLLYKSYPPSKAEAVRRFVEFIYTEGRGLMVEGYVPVPEELASYALRAVEIIGSG
- the pstC gene encoding phosphate ABC transporter permease subunit PstC gives rise to the protein MRLGRPLGDLVFFYCLAAPAAAMVLAFALLFYAHIDLSREALELQGLKTFAGARWRPSLEPPPKSEYGLLPAIVGTLTSAGIALLIALPVSVLLAVFLVEIAPRSLSHLLGLIIDALAGLPSVVYGLWGLYFLGPFLRKNLMEPLHELLGFLPFFSCKPLSGASVLTAGILLSIMITPFASALVYEAYRSVPSVYIEAAYSLGMTRYEQAMTRLSMIRGAVVSAALLGLGRAMSETAAVTMVVGNAYVLSPCVFSPAYTITSLIANQFAESRGYPLMLSSLFAGSLLLLCVGLIVNAAGLRALRSVRL
- a CDS encoding ABC transporter permease subunit, coding for MSWARKLKDRLFSALASLVALAFAAVALHVVLYVTWRGLPVLASEGLSLLFEKPAAVTAERPGGVAPALVGTLYLTASSLAIAAPMAALAAVFSVEFPRSPLSRLVRLTSRALLEVPTISVGLLVFSLLVLPLGRFTGLAGTVALALVMLPYVYVYAESALSSVPSTYVEAGYALGMRRAQVALGLRLKMAKRGVWRGVLMATMKAMGETAPLLFTVYGARSVVFGGPLQPIDALPLMIFQFIQSGYENWRALAWGGAFVLLVLYMAMYAAYRLALRGETK
- a CDS encoding phosphate ABC transporter ATP-binding protein: MNAAGGYAIEARGLSVSVGGKRILDDIDLRIPAGAVTAVMGPSGSGKTTLLKVFNRLVELIDGVRVEGDVRVFGRSVFEMDVYELRRMFGVVFQQPNPFPHMSIYENVAIGPKINGLTKSRRELDEIVRWALERAGLWDEVRDRLRDPPWRLSGGQQQRLCLARALALKPRILLLDEPTANIDPINTARIEEAVRRLVEREGMTAVVVTHMPHQAVRLSDYIVVLYGGRIVEEGTTAEVALNPRHEITRKLLRGEL
- a CDS encoding phosphate uptake regulator PhoU — protein: MSFSQREREIERIKAQLRRLHGICDALLARALEKKLTVREAEEAVWLAEHVRDEIVTSILLFMARRQPLGKDLIFAKSALGASYDLYRIVRYVRENALLSEIAAPGSALIDEGLRSAIFKVSEMLRDAVRGLIDGDVEAAKGVLRMDEEIDSLYELSLSKLRSSSALTSVETARLLVLRHIERMADHATYVARTALELHQA